The nucleotide sequence CCCGACGGGCCATCGACGCCGGTCGGCGGGGGTGGGAGCATCGCCGGTGCGAAGATCCGACGACCGCCGCCTGTGGAGGACTCGATGACCGCCTACGCCGTAGCCCATCTCCGTGAAGCCGCGCCGCACCCCGAGATCGCGGAATACATCGAGCGCATCACCGCCACCTTCGAACCGTACGGCGGCCGGTTCCTCGTCCACGGCGCGCAGCACGAGGTGAAGGAGGGCGACTGGCCCGGCCATGTCGTCATCATCGGCTTCCCGGGGATCACCGAGGCGCGGGCCTGGTGGGACTCGCCCGCCTACCGGGAGATCGCCCCGCTGCGCTCCCGCCACATCGCCGGCGACATCGTCCTGGTCGACGGCGTCCCGGAGGGCTACGACCCCGGCACCACCGCGAAGACCCTCCGCGAGGCGCTGCCCGCCGAGTAGTCGTCCACAGCCGCGTGCCGGGCTGTCAGTGCGGGTTGGTAGAACTTCCGCGTACGCCGTGGACCGCACACGTTCGCGCCCATCGCACGTCAGGAGCAGCCCGCATGACCATCGGTCACCACCTGGAGGAGCTGTACGGCCTCCCCTCGTTCGCCTTCCCCGGACCCGACGAGACGGCCGAGCTGCCCGAGCCCGACGCCGTCGCCTGGCGGATCGCCGGGGACGTGTACGACGCGGAGGAGGAGTGGGAGGACGCCTTCGCCCGCTTCCTCGCCACCGTGGACACGACACGGGTGCGGGCGCTGATCGTCGGCGCCTGGACGGAGGCGTACGAGACGGACTCCTCCGCCGTGATGACGGCGCTGCTCGGCGCCCGTGACCGGCTGCCCGCCCTGCGCGCGCTGTTCCTCGGCGACCTCGTCATGGAGGAGGCCGAGCTCTCCTGGATCCAGCAGACGGACGTCACCGCACTGCTCACCGGCTTCCCCGAGCTGGCCGAGTTCGGCGTGCGCGGGGGCACCGGGCTGGGGTTCACCGCGCTCGCCCACACCGCGCTGCGCAAGCTGGTCGTGGAGACCGGCGGCCTGCCCGCCGAGGTCGTGCGGGGCGTCGGCGGCAGCGA is from Streptomyces seoulensis and encodes:
- a CDS encoding DUF1330 domain-containing protein — protein: MTAYAVAHLREAAPHPEIAEYIERITATFEPYGGRFLVHGAQHEVKEGDWPGHVVIIGFPGITEARAWWDSPAYREIAPLRSRHIAGDIVLVDGVPEGYDPGTTAKTLREALPAE
- a CDS encoding STM4015 family protein, which gives rise to MTIGHHLEELYGLPSFAFPGPDETAELPEPDAVAWRIAGDVYDAEEEWEDAFARFLATVDTTRVRALIVGAWTEAYETDSSAVMTALLGARDRLPALRALFLGDLVMEEAELSWIQQTDVTALLTGFPELAEFGVRGGTGLGFTALAHTALRKLVVETGGLPAEVVRGVGGSDLPALEHLELWLGDSQYGADTKVSDLEPVLSGTRLPGLRHLGLRNSEIQDEIAAAVASAPVVARLHTLDLSMGTLGDEGAAALLAGQPLTHLRSLDLHHHYITEPLQQRLRETLEPAGVRLDLDPDDADSYENEDGTVERFVAIGE